The following are from one region of the Vicugna pacos chromosome 9, VicPac4, whole genome shotgun sequence genome:
- the CLEC3A gene encoding C-type lectin domain family 3 member A, with the protein MAKSGLVIYILVITLLLDQTTSHTSKFKARKHSKRRVKENDGDLKTQVEKLWREVNVLKEIQALQTVCLRGTKVHKKCYLASEGLKHFHEANEDCISKGGTLVIPRSSDEINALRDYGKRSLPGVNDFWLGINDMVTEGKFVDVNGIAISFLNWDNAQPNGGKRENCALFSQSAQGKWSDEVCRSSKRYICEFIIP; encoded by the exons ATGGCAAAGAGTGGACTTGTAATTTACATCCTGGTTATCACCTTACTCCTGGACCAGACCACCAGTCACACGTCCAAGTTCAAAGCCAGGAAGCACAGCAAACGCCGAGTGAAAG AAAATGATGGAGACCTGAAGACTCAAGTAGAAAAGCTCTGGAGAGAGGTCAATGTCCTGAAGGAAATTCAAGCCCTACAGACAG TCTGTCTCCGAGGCACAAAAGTTCACAAGAAGTGCTACCTTGCTTCAGAAGGCTTGAAGCACTTCCACGAAGCTAATGAAGACTGCATTTCCAAGGGAGGGACCCTGGTTATCCCCAGAAGCTCTGATGAAATCAACGCCCTCCGAGACTATGGAAAAAGGAGCCTGCCGGGTGTCAATGACTTTTGGCTAGGCATCAACGACATGGTCACAGAAGGCAAGTTTGTTGACGTCAATGGAATTGCCATCTCCTTCCTCAACTGGGACAATGCACAGCCTAACGGTGGCAAGCGGGAAAATTGTGCCCTCTTCTCCCAGTCGGCTCAGGGCAAATGGAGTGATGAGGTCTGTCGTAGCAGCAAGAGGTACATATGTGAGTTCATCATCCCTTAA